Part of the Natrinema caseinilyticum genome is shown below.
TAACCGAGTCGGCGTTCCGGCGGTGATCGCCTCGAGCGCGTCCGCATCGAGGCCGGTCGCTCGAAGCTCGTCGACGAACGATCCGTACGCGTCCGGCGGCGATTCGTTGTCGGCTTGCCCGTGATCGGTCGAGAGGACGCATCGGTCCGGGCCGATCGCTTCGATCGAGGACGCGAGTTCCGCGAGCGAGACGTCGCCGTGGAGAACCGGGAGATAGCACTTTTCGACGATCGCGCCGCGGTCGGCCATCTCGAGTTGGTCCTCGAGTGACAATCCCATGAACCCGAAGTCCGCGTGCGTAACGAGGTACGGAATCGAAAGCCCCATCTCCTCCATCGCGTCCAGTACGGCAACGCTCTCTTCGGGTGCGAGGTGGCCGTTGCCGAGCGCGACGTGTTCGTCGTGGTCAGCGAGCGTCTCGAGGACGTCCCTGACGTCCGGACGAAGCGTTCCGTCTTCGAGGGCGGTGAGCGACTGGTTCGAAAACGGAAACCCGCGGCCGATTCCGCTGGGGTCGAAGTTCGCGGCACTGAAGGTCGGCAACCAGACGACGCGCGCCCCCGTCTCGAGGGCGTGTTCGACGGCGGTTGGATTGAACCCGCCGACGAACGAATTGAGCGTGATCGACGAATAAACCTCGAGAGACGGGACCCGTTCGGCGGCCATCCGCGCGGGTTTGTGCGTGTCGCCGAAGTGGCTCTTGAGGACGAATCCGCGCATCCCCGCGTCGGCGTACAGTTCCGCGAGGTCGATCGCGTCGTGTTTTCGGTCGAAATACGACGGACCGGCGTGAACGTGGATATCGATTGCGCCGTCGACCCCGGCCATCAGGCACCCCCGTCGATCGATTTGGTCACGGAGTGGGTTTCGCCGAACGAGTGGATCGCCATCGAGTGTT
Proteins encoded:
- a CDS encoding DUF6282 family protein, whose product is MAGVDGAIDIHVHAGPSYFDRKHDAIDLAELYADAGMRGFVLKSHFGDTHKPARMAAERVPSLEVYSSITLNSFVGGFNPTAVEHALETGARVVWLPTFSAANFDPSGIGRGFPFSNQSLTALEDGTLRPDVRDVLETLADHDEHVALGNGHLAPEESVAVLDAMEEMGLSIPYLVTHADFGFMGLSLEDQLEMADRGAIVEKCYLPVLHGDVSLAELASSIEAIGPDRCVLSTDHGQADNESPPDAYGSFVDELRATGLDADALEAITAGTPTRLLGIDRDE